A region of Salvelinus alpinus chromosome 24, SLU_Salpinus.1, whole genome shotgun sequence DNA encodes the following proteins:
- the LOC139551981 gene encoding dolichyldiphosphatase 1-like, with protein sequence MQLIFSRFKTVLHGPRAGLIEPPLWTITPPLYSSTGLFEYCEWLKGLCFVLVRRTLVLRFDSLIHIARCPGKMASEEHCSVPPRWRSISLTHVEFPAGDLTGQLLAYTSLLPIVILVGFVTLIVFKRELHTISFFGGLVLNEGVNWLLKHILREPRPCEGAHATLTTEYGMPSSHSQFIWFFVVYFFLFLYLRMHQTNNARCVELLWRHILSITLLGVAFSVSYSRVYLLYHTWSQVFYGGVTGSTIGVVWFFFTQEVLTPLFPKMAAWPISEFFLVRDTSLIPNILWFEYTVTRSEARNRQRKLGTKLQ encoded by the exons ATGCAATTAATTTTCAGCAGATTCAAAACAGTACTACACGGGCCCCGGGCGGGATTAATCGAACCCCCTCTTTGGACGATAACTCCTCCTTTATATTCCAGTACAGGTTTGTTCGAGTATTGTGAATGGTTGAAGGGATTGTGTTTCGTATTGGTTAGACGGACTTTGGTATTACGTTTTGATTCGTTGATCCACATTGCCCGGTGTCCGGGTAAAATGGCGTCGGAAGAACACTGCTCGGTACCACCTCGATGGCGGTCGATATCTCTAACCCACGTAGAGTTCCCTGCTG GTGATCTGACGGGACAATTGTTGGCCTACACCAGCCTGCTACCCATAGTGATCCTTGTGGGATTTGTCACCCTCATAGTGTTCAAGCGTGAACTGCACACG ATCTCCTTCTTCGGTGGGCTCGTACTGAACGAAGGGGTGAACTGGCTGCTGAAGCATATTTTAAGGGAGCCCCGCCCATGTGAAG GAGCTCACGCAACCCTGACCACTGAGTATGGGATGCCCTCCAGTCATTCCCAGTTCATCTGGTTTTTTGTTGTTtacttctttctttttctttattTAAG AATGCATCAAACAAACAACGCTCGCTGTGTGGAGCTGCTGTGGAGACATATACTGTCCATCACCTTGTTAGGTGTGGCCTTCTCTGTGTCATACAGCAG GGTTTACCTGTTGTACCACACCTGGAGTCAGGTATTCTACGGGGGAGTGACCGGTAGCACCATTGGAGTAGTCTGGTTCTTCTTCACACAGGAGGTGCTGACACCGCTATTCCCCAAGATGGCAGCATG GCCGATATCAGAGTTTTTTCTGGTGAGGGACACAAGCCTGATCCCCAACATCCTGTGGTTTGAGTACACGGTGACCAGATCAGAGGCAAG AAACCGACAACGGAAGCTTGGAACAAAACTTCAGTGA